A genomic segment from Nicotiana sylvestris chromosome 1, ASM39365v2, whole genome shotgun sequence encodes:
- the LOC104238100 gene encoding uncharacterized protein — MEEREGDLRVPLISSLFCLCVLTGGVLLVLYLFVPDHSQPWFPAAGLILIGSPYIFWLLTYFYTSMKWCCFGDSSMDNRQISRRTSRAATMANPGMARTDSKANAAASNNNSINNGKQESGHIQQDGGDASSINSAKEIEMPLALSVASS; from the coding sequence ATGGAGGAGAGGGAGGGGGATTTGAGGGTTCCTCTGATCTCTTCCTTGTTCTGTCTTTGTGTACTAACGGGTGGTGTCCTCCTTGTTCTCTACCTTTTCGTGCCAGATCACTCCCAGCCATGGTTTCCAGCTGCAGGATTGATCTTGATTGGTTCTCCGTACATATTTTGGCTCCTGACTTACTTTTACACCAGCATGAAATGGTGCTGTTTTGGCGACAGCAGCATGGACAACCGCCAGATTTCAAGGCGCACCTCAAGGGCTGCCACAATGGCAAACCCTGGGATGGCCAGGACTGATTCCAAGGCAAATGCTGCGGCCTCTAATAACAATAGCATTAACAATGGCAAACAAGAAAGTGGCCATATCCAACAAGATGGAGGAGATGCATCATCCATCAACTCTGCAAAGGAAATTGAGATGCCTTTAGCCTTATCAGTTGCTTCTTCATGA
- the LOC104238099 gene encoding pentatricopeptide repeat-containing protein At4g02750-like: MHRRLKWASHICFRSVKSYSWIRYVSSNANSLYNWNSRITCYFKKGDVEAACKLFDEMPQKNVVTWNCMISGYIRNGMINPAQKVFDAMPSRNVVSWTAMLSGYAKNGNLEVARRMFDGMDDKNVVCWNSMISGYVSNGRVEEGRELFDLMQIKNDVSWAIIIEGYFRYGDVSEAERLFSEAPVKSVPLCNAMLAGYAEMRRTEDADKLFMRMDTHDVASWTSMITCLSRAREVEKARSLFDDMPEKDVVAWTAMIQGYCENNNIEEAEKLFAAMPHRDIIAWNSMLSGYLQNGRLQDALHLFHKMPWRNTVSWNLMLWGYVQQDDITNARELFEQMPRKDETSWNTMVSGYQNEEALLLYVQMLRNNYKPDQSTFSNVVSLCGVLALHAWGRALHACVTKSGFQNDTMITSAFISMYSRCGFINDASSLFRNMKRPDTIAWNAMIVSQACHGSAKEALDLFPCMIQAGYEPDHVTFLGVLTACAHSGLVDMGWSYFISMEKRWSIIPKAEHYNCMVDLLGRSGMLAEAFDLVKQIPVDLPARAWETLFSCCRVHENFDLGDLVAKKLLSLQPSNIGMCVLLSNMYSARGMWKDAARVRALLKKYDLKKELACSWIEINGCISQFVSNERCNPRAKDIYKELKSLSALIEDSGTVMYQGCYSKFSSSEEINVS; the protein is encoded by the coding sequence ATGCATAGACGGCTCAAATGGGCTTCGCACATTTGCTTTAGGAGCGTAAAGTCTTATTCTTGGATTCGTTATGTGAGTTCCAATGCAAACTCGTTGTACAATTGGAACTCAAGAATTACTTGCTATTTTAAGAAAGGTGATGTTGAGGCGGCATGCAAGCTGTTTGATGAAATGCCCCAAAAGAATGTAGTAACTTGGAACTGTATGATATCTGGGTATATCAGAAATGGGATGATTAATCCTGCTCAAAAAGTGTTTGATGCAATGCCTAGCAGAAATGTTGTTTCTTGGACAGCCATGTTAAGCGGGTATGCCAAAAATGGGAATTTAGAGGTGGCACGGCGTATGTTTGATGGAATGGATGATAAGAATGTGGTTTGCTGGAATTCGATGATCTCGGGGTATGTGAGCAATGGGAGAGTAGAGGAAGGTAGAGAATTGTTTGATCTGATGCAGATTAAGAATGATGTGTCATGGGCGATTATAATTGAAGGCTATTTCAGATATGGGGATGTGAGTGAAGCTGAGAGGTTGTTTAGTGAAGCACCAGTGAAAAGTGTGCCACTTTGTAATGCTATGTTAGCAGGTTATGCTGAAATGCGGAGGACTGAGGATGCAGATAAGTTATTTATGAGAATGGATACACATGATGTGGCTTCTTGGACTAGTATGATCACGTGCTTATCAAGAGCGAGGGAGGTGGAGAAAGCTAGAAGTTTATTTGATGATATGCCTGAGAAGGATGTAGTCGCTTGGACTGCCATGATTCAAGGGTACTGTGAAAATAATAACATAGAGGAGGCAGAAAAACTTTTTGCTGCAATGCCTCACAGGGATATTATTGCTTGGAATTCAATGCTAAGTGGTTATCTGCAGAACGGAAGACTGCAAGATGCTCTTCACCTGTTTCATAAGATGCCTTGGCGGAATACAGTATCATGGAATTTGATGTTATGGGGTTATGTTCAGCAAGATGATATAACTAATGCTCGAGAGTTGTTTGAGCAGATGCCTAGAAAAGATGAAACCTCGTGGAACACTATGGTTTCGGGATATCAAAATGAGGAAGCTTTGCTTTTATATGTCCAGATGTTGCGAAATAATTACAAGCCGGATCAGAGCACATTTTCCAATGTGGTCTCATTGTGTGGTGTTCTTGCTTTGCATGCTTGGGGAAGAGCTTTGCATGCCTGTGTAACCAAGAGTGGCTTTCAAAATGACACAATGATAACGAGTGCGTTCATATCCATGTATTCTAGGTGTGGATTTATAAATGATGCTTCCTCGCTTTTCAGAAATATGAAAAGACCCGACACAATAGCATGGAATGCCATGATTGTATCACAAGCATGTCATGGTTCGGCTAAAGAGGCCCTTGATCTTTTTCCTTGTATGATTCAAGCTGGATATGAACCAGACCATGTAACTTTTCTTGGTGTCCTAACTGCATGTGCTCATTCTGGATTAGTGGACATGGGTTGGAGCTACTTTATATCAATGGAGAAAAGGTGGAGTATAATTCCAAAGGCTGAGCACTATAATTGCATGGTTGATCTCCTTGGGAGATCAGGTATGCTAGCTGAAGCCTTCGACCTTGTCAAACAAATTCCTGTAGATCTCCCTGCACGTGCTTGGGAGACATTATTTAGTTGTTGTAGAGTCCACGAAAATTTTGATTTAGGTGATCTTGTAGCGAAGAAACTTCTAAGCCTTCAGCCTTCTAATATTGGAATGTGTGTCCTTTTATCAAATATGTATTCTGCAAGAGGAATGTGGAAAGATGCAGCTCGTGTGAGAGCACTACTTAAAAAGTATGATTTGAAGAAAGAATTGGCATGTAGTTGGATTGAGATAAATGGTTGTATATCTCAGTTTGTTTCAAATGAAAGGTGTAATCCCAGAGCAAAGGACATATACAAAGAACTAAAAAGTCTTTCTGCACTGATTGAGGATAGTGGCACAGTAATGTATCAGGGATGCTATTCAAAATTCAGTTCTTCTGAAGAAATTAATGTTTCTTAA